A window of Pectobacterium carotovorum genomic DNA:
GGCGGATGACCTTCTGTGGCCCGTTTAGAGATCGTCGAGGATTGCGAGCGCGTCGGCTAGCTTTTTCACGCCGAACACCTGCATGCTAGCAGGAGCTTTCTTCGGCATATTGGCGTGAGGAACGATGGCGCGTTTGAAGCCATGCTTGGCGGCTTCGGTGATCCGCTCTTGCCCGCTGGGAACCGGACGAATTTCGCCCGCCAGACCGACTTCACCGAAGATGACCAGATCTTGCGGCAGCGGGCGGTCGCGGAAGCTGGAGACCAGCGATAGCAGTAGCGCCAGATCGGCACTGGTTTCGGTGACTTTCACTCCGCCGACGACATTCACGAACACATCCTGATCCGACATCTGCAAGCCGCCGTGACGATGCAGTACCGCCAGCAGAATCGCTAAGCGATTTTGCTCCAGTCCAACCGCCACGCGACGCGGGTTAGCCATCATCGATTGATCCACCAGCGCCTGAATTTCGACCAGCAGCGGACGCGTGCCTTCCCACACCACCATGACCGAACTGCCGGACGTGACTTCGTCTCCGCGGCTGAGGAAAATCGCCGACGGATTGCTGATCTCGCGTAGACCCTGTTCCGTCATGGCGAACACGCCCAGCTCATTAACGGCGCCGAAACGGTTTTTATGGCTGCGCAGCGTGCGGAAGCGGGAATCGGCATCGCCATCCAGCAGCACGGAGCAGTCGATGCAGTGTTCCAATACTTTTGGCCCGGCGAGCGAACCGTCTTTGGTGACGTGGCCGACCATGATGATAGCAACGCCGCGCGTTTTGGCGAAGCGCGTTAGGTAGGCGGCGGTTTCACGCACCTGCGCCACGCTGCCGGGGGACGATTGGATATCGGCGAGGTGCATGACCTGAATGGAGTCGATCACCATCAGCTTCGGCTGTTCCTGCTCGGCAATCAGGCAAATCTGTTCGATGCTGGTTTCCGACAGCATGTTGAGATTCTGGGTCGGCAGGTTGAGTCTGTGCGCCCGCATTGCTACCTGCTGTAGTGATTCTTCACCGGTGACGTACAGGGTTTTCATATTTTCTGACAGTTTACAGAGCGTTTGCAGCAGCAGGGTACTCTTGCCTGCGCCGGGGTTACCGCCGATCAGAATGGCGCTGCCCGGAACGACGCCGCCGCCCAGAACGCGGTCAAACTCCTGAAAGCCGGTAGAAAAGCGAGGCAGCGCTTCAAGACTGATTTCTGAGAGCTTTTGTACCCGGCTGACGCCAGCGCTTTCACCTGCATAGCCAGTGAGACGGTCGGAACGTGACACAGACGCCGAGGCCAGACGGACTTCGGTAATGGTATTCCAGGCATGGCAGGCGCTGCACTGCCCTTGCCAGCGCGGGTAGTCAGCCCCGCATTCATTACATACAAACGCCCGTTTGACGGCTTTTGCCACGTCTCACCTCCCACTGATTAACGCTTTTCGTGTCTCATGCTGCCGCTGAGGATGCATAGTACACCACTCAGGTCGGCATGACGGATGGTCACCGCAGATTGCTCATTGACCTTCGGTTTGGCGTGATAGGCAATGCCTAAGCTGGCTGCCTTGATCATCGGTAGATCATTTGCGCCGTCGCCAATCGCAACGGTCTGATGCATTGGGATTTCCAGCTTTTCCGCCAGCTGTTGCAGCGTGGTCGCTTTATATTTTGCATCGACAATCGTGCCGATGACGTCGCCAGTCAGCTTGCCGTCTTGCATGCCTAATTCGTTGGCAACGGCGGCGACCAGACCTAACTCATCACGTAAATAATCAGCAAAATAGGTAAACCCGCCCGATGCAATCGCGACGTGCCAGCCTGCTTCCTGAAGCTGACTAACCATATTACGCAGGCCCGGCATCAGCGGCAGATTTTTACGCACCGTCTGTAAAATATTGGCGTCGGCACCTTTTAATGTCCCTACGCGCTGGCGCAAACTGTCAGCGAAATCCAGCTCGCCACGCATCGCGCGTTCGGTAACTTCAGCGACCAGTTCGCCTGTACCCGCTAGTTTGGCGATTTCATCAATACATTCGATCTGAATCGCGGTGGAATCCATGTCCATCACCAGTAAACCCGGCGAACGCAGCGTTGGCGCGTTACGCATTGCCGCGACATCGATGCCCAGTTCGTGGGCCAGCTTAGTTGCGCGTGGCGTCAGCGTGCCAGCCAAGCGTACGACCTGATAATCGCCCACGCTCCAAGCGCTCACGATCACCATCGCACTTCCCAGTTTACGCTGGTAGCGGGAAATCAGGTTTTTATCGAGGACGTCGCTATAAATAAGCCAGCCGGTGTCGCCAGCGCGGTAGTCAAGCGGCATCACTTCGTCACCGCTTAGTGATAATGGCAGTCCCGGCCAACAGTTGATCTCATCAGGGAGATCACGATAGGTCAGACTATTCGACATGGGGTAAATCCTCTGCTGGCAGTAGTGCGATAAAGTCGTGTGATAAAGAGGGATGTGGCGTCGACCAAACATATCCCTCCAAAAACTGGGCAACAAGCTATCCTATCGTCGGCGCTTCTGGCAACATGAAAGTATCCAAATCGTGTAAGGATTATCATGGTTCGCGCCCAGGTGAAATTTCGTCTACACCGCACGGCAATTGTGCTGATTTGCTTCGCTCTGCTAGTGGTATTAATGCAAGGTGCGTCCTATTTCAGTTTGAGCCACCAGATGGTGCGATCTGAGCAGGTTGAAGATCTGGCGCGTACGCTCTCCAGACAGGTGGCTTACAGCCTTTCGTCGCTGATGGGTAGCGTCGATGATAATAGTCAAAAGATTAATACCATCCTCAAGCAGCTTACCGATCATAGCCGCATTCTGGATGCTGGTGTGTATCAACAGGACGGTTCGCTGGTAGCGCATGTCGGTGAACAGGTGCAACTGCGAGACCGGCTGGCGCTGGACGGCAATCGTGTCGGTAGCTACTTTAACCACCAACTGGTGCAGCCGATTGAAGGAAAAGAAGGCCCGATCGGGTTCCTGCGCATCACCTTAGATACCCATGTGCTGGCGACCGAAGCCCGACAGGTAGATAACACCACCAATATTCTGCGTCTGATGATTCTACTTTCACTGGCTATCGGCATTATTCTGACCCGAACGCTGTTGCAGAATCGTCGTACCCGCTGGCAGCAGTCGCCTTACCTTCTCACGGCCAGTACGCCAGTGAAAGAAGAAGGGGATGAGGTAGAAAGCGACACGCAGCCGGACAGCGGCGCGATAGTGAAAAAAGACGGGGAAGAGAAAAGTCTCTGACATGCGGGCGAGCACCCCGTACAAACGGTCTGTTTGTACGGAGGGCGTAGCGAGTTATTTCAACGACAGTTGAAACTCCAGCCAGTGGCTATGGAATTGATTGAGTATCGAGGTGTATTCGCTTTTGGTGTAGCGATCGGATGCAGTAGCGGAAATATAGTTACGAAAATGGCTGAACATGGCGTCGCTGTCGCTTGATGCAGCCAGAGAAAAGATTTGCTGGCGTTGAACCTGCGTGGCTGACGTGCCTTCCGCATTTTTCTGTAGTTCCTGGAACGTCGCGTTCGCTTTATCGGTGTCTCCCGCGTCGACACTGCGTTGATACTCATCTTGCAGAATATGTTTTTCCACGTTACTCAACGCATCAGACTGGTACTGGATAAAGTCCTGAATATCTTTATCGGCTTGCTGGTGAGCGCTACTATCCACATAGCGGTTTTTCAGTTCTTCCAGCTTTGCGGCTTTTAGCGTGATTTCGATACTATCGGTGGTATAGCTCCACGTTCTCACGTCGGACGGTTTAGACAGCGCTTGATGAACCAGGTCGATAAAGTCTTCTTTACTGATACCGCTGTCGGCTTTGAGATTATTTGACCAAAGTTCCAACGCTATTTCATTCGTGCCGATAGGATCAATCGGCAACTTGGCCGTTGAGTTAATCTCGTTTTGTATCATCAGGTTACGTGCTTTAAGCATCTCTGCTTGCATCGCATCTTGATCTATTTCGCTCAAGTTAGAAGGTGGAGCGTTTGCTATATTTTCTTTCAAGCGTGCCATCGCTTCCGCAGAGATTTTTATAGTGTTGGGGAAGGTGACCGCCTTTCCGGTAATCGGATCGACGATTTGTACGCTGTCGGCCGCGCTGGACTCTGTCGTTGCCGTGTGCTGTGTTGATGATGAAGGTATCGCGGTGCTTTGGGCCTGAGAATTGCTATAACCCGTATTATTTACAGACAAGCTCATACTCTCTCCTTAAGTGCGATTGAATGGTTAAATATTGACCCAAATGTTATCGGCAGGGACAGATGGTAACTTTATAAATGATTTATTCCGTTATTATTACTTGTGACGTGGTGCCGAGGTTTGGCAAGTAAAGACGCTGCTTTGCTGTTTATGCCATCACCGATTGTGTCTGCACGTTAAATCAGGGAAAATGCTCGGCTACCGTTTATTTCCGCTTTGCCTGACGATCTGACATCGGTGTGTTGTTCACTTGATGCTGACGCCGGGTGGCTAACAAAAGAAACCTGAAAATCATGTCTCCAAGTGAATACGCCCGCGAAGTCTCCAAAAGAAGAACGTTCGCTATCATTTCTCACCCCGATGCCGGTAAAACCACGATTACCGAAAAGGTTCTGCTGTTCGGACAGGCGATCCAGACTGCCGGTACAGTAAAAGGGCGTGGTTCGAACCAGCATGCGAAATCCGACTGGATGGAGATGGAAAAGCAGCGTGGTATCTCCATCACCACGTCCGTGATGCAGTTTCCCTACCGCGAATGTCTGGTTAACCTGCTGGATACCCCAGGGCACGAAGACTTCTCCGAAGATACCTATCGTACGCTGACGGCGGTGGATTGCTGCCTGATGGTGATCGATGCCGCAAAAGGGGTCGAAGATCGTACGCGTAAGCTGATGGAAGTCACTCGGCTGCGCGACACCCCGATTCTGACGTTCATGAACAAACTTGACCGTGACATCCGCGATCCAATGGAAGTGCTGGATGAAGTCGAGAGCGAACTTAAGATCGCTTGTGCGCCAATTACCTGGCCGATTGGCTGCGGCAAATTGTTCAAAGGCGTGTACCACCTTTATAAAGACGAAACCTATCTGTATCAGACTGGTAAAGGCCATACGATTCAGGAAGTGCGCATCGTTAAAGGGCTGGATAACCCGGAACTGGATACCGCCGTTGGCGAAGAGCTGGCCGCACAACTGCGTGAAGAGCTGGAGTTGGTGCAAGGGGCATCGCACGAATTTGAACTGGATGCGTTTCTGGCAGGTGAACTGACGCCAGTCTTCTTTGGTACGGCGCTGGGCAACTTCGGCGTTGACCACATGCTGGATGGCTTAGTCGCCTGGGCACCTGCGCCGATGCCGCGTAAAACGGATACCCGTGAAGTGACGGCGGCGGAAGAGAAATTCACCGGTTTTGTGTTCAAGATTCAGGCCAATATGGACCCGAAACACCGTGACCGCGTGGCGTTTATGCGCGTGGTGTCCGGAAGATATGAAAAGAGCATGAAGCTGCGTCAGGTGCGTACGGGCAAAGACGTGGTGATTTCAGATGCGCTGACCTTTATGGCGGGCGACCGTTCCCACATTGAAGAAGCCTACCCCGGCGATATCATTGGGTTACACAACCACGGCACTATCCAGATTGGCGATACGTTTACCCAGGGTGAAGACATGAAATTCACCGGTATCCCCAACTTTGCGCCGGAACTGTTCCGTCGTATCCGCCTGCGTGACCCGCTCAAGCAGAAACAGCTGCTTAAAGGGCTGGTACAGCTGTCCGAGGAAGGCGCGGTACAGGTCTTCCGTCCATTGACCAACAACGACCTTATCGTGGGTGCGGTCGGTGTGCTGCAGTTTGATGTGGTCGTTGCTCGTCTGAAAACGGAATACAACGTTGAGGCGATTTACGAGTCGGTGAACGTTTCTACCGCGCGCTGGGTTGAGTGCAGCGATGTGAAGAAGTTCGAAGAGTTTAAGCGTAAGAACGAACAGCATCTGGCACTGGATGGTGGTGATAATCTGGCCTATATCGCACCGACGATGGTAAACCTGAACCTGACGCGGGAACGCTATCCAGAAGTGAAGTTCCACCAAACGCGCGAGCATTAATTTTGATCGATGGCGCCACGGTTTCATGAAAATCATCGTAACTGTGGCGTTTAAATCGTGACCACATTGTTAAAATAATCATCACCCGGTTATGCTTGGCTTTAGGCCAAAAGTGCTGGGTGTTTTTATTTTTAAATGTATTTAAAAACAATGCATTACCCAGGGTTTTTCCCTGCTGTTATTTCTCGCTTCAGTGCAACAGACAAATCTGAATTGCTGCGCATATTCCCTTGCTCCCCTGTGATTTTCCATTCTGTAGGCTATAGTTAACAGCGTGTTAACTGATTTAGCTTGTTCAACTGTTAGTTCAATTTAAGTTGGTTCATTATTTTGATTTGTTTCGTCTTTGCAATTCAATACTCTGATTTTTTTATACAAGCAGAAGGAATCATCGGAGTATTGATAACGTCATTATCACCTTGGTTTGCTGATGACGGTGCAGGCGTTAACGTGACCCAAATCGGTTTTTCGGGTTTATAGAAGAGCATAAGAAGGAAGACATCGATGAAAAAGACCAAATTGACACAATCGCTGATCGTAGTTGCTCTGGGTTCGATTCTGGCTGGCGGTGCCATGGCTGAAGAAACGTTAGGGCAGAAAGTAGAGCGTATCGCGGACACAACTGGTGCAAAAATCGATAGCTCCGCCAATAAAGCTTCTGGCTACGTCAGTGACAGCGCTATCACAGCAAAAGTGAAGAGTGCGTTGTTGGAAGACAAATCGATTACCAGCAGCGATATTTCCGTTGAAACATCAAATGGCGTCGTCACGCTGAGTGGCTTTGTCGGTAGTCAGGAATTGAGCACCCGCGCGGTAGAAATCACTACGCAGGTTGAGGGGGTCCAGTCTGTCAGCGATAAACTGCAGGTGAAAGATAATCAATCACAATCGGTTGGCGCGTATGCCGATGATGCCGTGATTACCAGCACCATTAAGGCCAAGCTGCTGGCGGATGACATTGTTCCGTCCCGTAAAGTGAAAGTTGAAACGCAGGCTGGCGTCGTACAACTGAGCGGCGGGGTGGATAACAAAGCGCAGTCCGACCGTGCTGAGAGTATTGCGAAGGCCGTCGACGGTGTGAAAAGCGTCAAGAACGACCTGACAGTTAAATAACCCTTTGATACAGGGTTATCCTTAATGGCGGATAACCCTACCTAATCCGCATAATAAAACACCACCTGTGGATACGCAGTCAGGACGCACGAATGGCGTCAGGATGACCACCATGATTTTTCATTTTGTCTGGTAAGGAGAGCGTATGTTTCGTTGGGGTATTATCTTTTTAGTTATCGCACTCATCGCGGCAGCACTGGGTTTCGGTGGATTAGCCGGCACAGCAGCTGGCGCGGCAAAAATCGTCTTTGTAGTCGGTATTATTCTGTTTCTGGTTAGCTTGTTCACGGGTCGAAAACGGCCGTAGCACAGCGCATCCTTTCGTATAGAAAAATGTCATACAGAGCACACAGCCGCGCCACGCGGCTGTCATATTTTACCGGCACACTGTCTTTTACTGATACTACCCGCGTATTTGCTGCATTTCGACAGTTTATCAGGAGGTTTATGATGAATAGCGATATCGTTGTTGGCAAATGGAAACAGTGGAAAGGGAATTTCCTCGCGCTGTGGGCCGATTGGTTTGACAGCGACTGCGCCTGGCTGGAAGGGAGTAACGATTACCTGTCCGGTGTCTTGCAAGAGGGTTACGGAAAAGCGCACGAAGAGGTATCCTCAGAGAAAACCACGTTACACTGAGGCCTCACCGCAACGACAAGTCCGATTCTGCCATGAGGCTTTGGCAGGATAGTTCTTGGGCGTAGATTAGGTCGCCTCATCTGACCTAATTTTGACGGAGAGAAGCGACGTGCCCGCTGAACGATACCGTTTTATCGATACCCACTGCCATTTTGATTTCCCCTTATTCTATGATGACGCACCGGAAAGCTTGCGTCTGGCGCAAGACGCTGGGGTTGAGTGCATCATCATTCCTGCCGTGGCTTCTCAGCATTTTGAGCGCGTATTGACGCTCTCTCGCACCTACTCACCGCTCTACGCCGCACTGGGCCTTCACCCGCTTTATATCGCCGAGCATCAGGAGAGCGACCTGCTCCGTCTGGAAGACGAACTGCGCCAGCTACCCACCAAGCTGGTGGCGGTGGGGGAGATTGGGTTGGATCTCTATATGCCGGAACCGCAGTTTGAGCGGCAGCTTACCTTCCTTGAGGCTCAGCTTC
This region includes:
- the radA gene encoding DNA repair protein RadA, producing the protein MAKAVKRAFVCNECGADYPRWQGQCSACHAWNTITEVRLASASVSRSDRLTGYAGESAGVSRVQKLSEISLEALPRFSTGFQEFDRVLGGGVVPGSAILIGGNPGAGKSTLLLQTLCKLSENMKTLYVTGEESLQQVAMRAHRLNLPTQNLNMLSETSIEQICLIAEQEQPKLMVIDSIQVMHLADIQSSPGSVAQVRETAAYLTRFAKTRGVAIIMVGHVTKDGSLAGPKVLEHCIDCSVLLDGDADSRFRTLRSHKNRFGAVNELGVFAMTEQGLREISNPSAIFLSRGDEVTSGSSVMVVWEGTRPLLVEIQALVDQSMMANPRRVAVGLEQNRLAILLAVLHRHGGLQMSDQDVFVNVVGGVKVTETSADLALLLSLVSSFRDRPLPQDLVIFGEVGLAGEIRPVPSGQERITEAAKHGFKRAIVPHANMPKKAPASMQVFGVKKLADALAILDDL
- the serB gene encoding phosphoserine phosphatase; amino-acid sequence: MSNSLTYRDLPDEINCWPGLPLSLSGDEVMPLDYRAGDTGWLIYSDVLDKNLISRYQRKLGSAMVIVSAWSVGDYQVVRLAGTLTPRATKLAHELGIDVAAMRNAPTLRSPGLLVMDMDSTAIQIECIDEIAKLAGTGELVAEVTERAMRGELDFADSLRQRVGTLKGADANILQTVRKNLPLMPGLRNMVSQLQEAGWHVAIASGGFTYFADYLRDELGLVAAVANELGMQDGKLTGDVIGTIVDAKYKATTLQQLAEKLEIPMHQTVAIGDGANDLPMIKAASLGIAYHAKPKVNEQSAVTIRHADLSGVLCILSGSMRHEKR
- a CDS encoding YtjB family periplasmic protein gives rise to the protein MVRAQVKFRLHRTAIVLICFALLVVLMQGASYFSLSHQMVRSEQVEDLARTLSRQVAYSLSSLMGSVDDNSQKINTILKQLTDHSRILDAGVYQQDGSLVAHVGEQVQLRDRLALDGNRVGSYFNHQLVQPIEGKEGPIGFLRITLDTHVLATEARQVDNTTNILRLMILLSLAIGIILTRTLLQNRRTRWQQSPYLLTASTPVKEEGDEVESDTQPDSGAIVKKDGEEKSL
- the prfC gene encoding peptide chain release factor 3 encodes the protein MSPSEYAREVSKRRTFAIISHPDAGKTTITEKVLLFGQAIQTAGTVKGRGSNQHAKSDWMEMEKQRGISITTSVMQFPYRECLVNLLDTPGHEDFSEDTYRTLTAVDCCLMVIDAAKGVEDRTRKLMEVTRLRDTPILTFMNKLDRDIRDPMEVLDEVESELKIACAPITWPIGCGKLFKGVYHLYKDETYLYQTGKGHTIQEVRIVKGLDNPELDTAVGEELAAQLREELELVQGASHEFELDAFLAGELTPVFFGTALGNFGVDHMLDGLVAWAPAPMPRKTDTREVTAAEEKFTGFVFKIQANMDPKHRDRVAFMRVVSGRYEKSMKLRQVRTGKDVVISDALTFMAGDRSHIEEAYPGDIIGLHNHGTIQIGDTFTQGEDMKFTGIPNFAPELFRRIRLRDPLKQKQLLKGLVQLSEEGAVQVFRPLTNNDLIVGAVGVLQFDVVVARLKTEYNVEAIYESVNVSTARWVECSDVKKFEEFKRKNEQHLALDGGDNLAYIAPTMVNLNLTRERYPEVKFHQTREH
- the osmY gene encoding molecular chaperone OsmY, with protein sequence MKKTKLTQSLIVVALGSILAGGAMAEETLGQKVERIADTTGAKIDSSANKASGYVSDSAITAKVKSALLEDKSITSSDISVETSNGVVTLSGFVGSQELSTRAVEITTQVEGVQSVSDKLQVKDNQSQSVGAYADDAVITSTIKAKLLADDIVPSRKVKVETQAGVVQLSGGVDNKAQSDRAESIAKAVDGVKSVKNDLTVK
- a CDS encoding DUF1328 domain-containing protein, coding for MFRWGIIFLVIALIAAALGFGGLAGTAAGAAKIVFVVGIILFLVSLFTGRKRP
- a CDS encoding stress-response protein, coding for MNSDIVVGKWKQWKGNFLALWADWFDSDCAWLEGSNDYLSGVLQEGYGKAHEEVSSEKTTLH